One Vicia villosa cultivar HV-30 ecotype Madison, WI linkage group LG5, Vvil1.0, whole genome shotgun sequence genomic window, GTCACATGTCCAACATTTTGTCTTAGTATTTTCTCTCTTTAGGATGTAGGGCTAAGTCTATAAGTGATTTTGTTATGATTTGACATGTTGTTGTCTTGTATGTTTAAAGGGTTTGTAATGAAGGTATCTTTTATGGTGTCTCAACAACAATGAAAGAAGTGGAAGAGAAAAGTTATTTTCCCCTGAAAATGGTTTTTAGGTAGATTAAAGGTGGACTTGTGCATTTTCTCTAACTAGCTTCAAAATCCTATCCTTTGTCTAAACCAATTACAAACCGAGTGTTTTATCTTGATTCTAAGGTTGTTAGTGATTAGGGGATTTTGACTCTCTTTGTTGTCTTGTGATTTATCGACGGCGGTCATGACAGTCTTAGATCTAACTTGAACCCTATGACAAAATTTCTAGAGGTTTAGCTTTTTTCTACgagatatttttggtttttttggtTGTTCTGGTGCTTttctacttttttattttatttttcttggtgtatcttttgtttttcCTTGAAGTGGTCTGTATAACAGTCTTTCTGCCAAcacttatcattttttttatatattttggtgATTTTCGCCTTTTTATTAGGGCCAGTTTgattcagctttaaaaaaatggattttctttgtatttttcaaaatagattttttaaaaccgtttttcaaaatattacaagtttttttatattcgttttttctaaaatgaaacactaattttgacatcttataacatagacatacataattgaagaccaaaacttagtcaaaatcataattttttcaaaaagttatattttaaaaatgatttttatgaaaatctatttgaaataacttcaaaattaagtgattttttgaaattttgatattcaaataAAGTTTTCATTTggagtttttataaaatatttctttgtaaaattttttttcacaaaatttggtaacactaaatcatttttaaaaaaatccaaaacaaacgggccctaatatattattttagcagTTAAGAAAACATTGGAATGCTTGCATCGAAACTAATATAAATATGACATTTTTCTTTCTTATTACATTTATTGAGGGGGAATACTtatgcaattttttttaattactttagGCCTTATATTTAATTCTCCAACTTTTTTAAGTCATCTTTTGGAGATTAAAAATGACTTTGTAAAAAATAGCCTTAGTTTATCTGTTCTGGATTCATCTCCATTTAAATAGTTATTGACTTAGTAAACAAATAATTTTGTATCTATTCTCATTTCTGTATATATGGCCTTATTcggaattttttatttatttatctcataCTAATTGTCACTATTTTGCACAactaaataaacataataaaaaaataaatgttaattTTATTGGTTTATATTAaagtaatatatttttattttaataaatagtacaaaataaattattatagtgACACTCTTAAGAGAGATAAATTGAATTAATGGAAGAAAACAATcgaaacaataataattaaaattacaataaaagTGACACCAAAAAAGCTACAATAAAAATTAAGTGATAATTTTTGGAGtaaactttttatatatatatatatatatatatatatatatatatatatatatatatatatatatatatatatatatatatatatatatatatatatatatatatatatatatatatatatatattatttttttaaagtaaatttaTAAAAGACTAATATCTATATGTTTGaagtatttattaaaatattcaatcaaaacccaccaaataattatttattaagatATTTTGGAAACtaacttaataaaaaatagtatcattaaataatttaatttgatgcattttatacaaatatttttaatttatttattgatataaaaaaaatctgaatTAAGAAGAAAATTTCCGTTCATAAATACAGTATTAGATATATAGTCGAAACAGTCCACCAAATGATTGGTTAGTTGAATATTTGTAGCATAGAACTTGACTTTCTCATTAATCCCACTTTCCACTCAGACACTTTAACTAACAACCTTCCTAAATATAAGTATCGAGTATTAATTAAGAACATTAATACCAAATCAAATCTTGCCACTATCCAAATCTTTTCCgtgtttaatttaatataaaacagGTAAAGGTAAACATCTTCTCATAACATCACACACAACCTAGTAATAGTATTTGCATAGCTCTCTCATTTTTGTTTCAACTAAACTTCAAAATCACTTCGCAATTAACAAACTCAACATGAACAATTCCAAAGAAATCATTATCCGTCAAGTGTGGGGTTACAATCTCGAATATGAATTTGGTCTTATTCGTCACGCTATTCATCGACACCATTTCATCTCAATGGATACAGAATTTCCGGGTGCTATTCATTCCCCCAAAATTGACCACCGTCATCTTCAGCCATCTGATCACTACCGTTTCTTGAAGGCCAATGTTGATGATCTCAAGCTCATTCAACTTGGTCTTACACTTTCTGATCCAGAAGGAACTCTTCCTGATTTTGGAACCAATCATTGCTACATTTGGGAGTTTAATTTCAAAGATTTTGATGTTAACTGTGATCCTTGTAATGAAGATTCCATTGATATGCTTCGCCGTCAAGGGATCAACTTTGAGCGCAATTTATATCACGGTGTGGATTCAAGGCGTTTCGCTGATCTAATGTTCTCCTCTATACTTGTTTTCAACAAATCAATCATTTGGGTCACATTTAGTAGTGCTTATGATTTCGGATATTTGGTGAAAATATTGACCCGAATGAATTTACccaacaagttagaggattttttAAACGTGGTAGAAGTACTATTTGGAAAAAGTGTTTATGATATGAAATACATGATGAAGTTCTGCAACTCTCTATACGGTGGTCTCGAGCGAGTAGCTAACACACTTGACGTGCGTCGGGCGGTAGGAAAGTCTCACCAAGCTGCATCGGATAGTTTGTTGACGTTGCATGCATTCACAAAAATGACGAAGActtatttcaaaaataatgaAGGTCCCAAGCATGCTGGAGTACTTTTTGGATTAGAAATGGCAGCTTATTGAGTAGAATAAGAGAATTGTAATAAAAATTGAAGTATATTAAATACTCATTCTTTGTatatcttcttctctttttttaaatgataatggCTTATCTCAATTctgtttttctaaattttttgagATCAATTTAGTGCCTGAACTATAAATCATTTCCTTATTATTATTCAAACAATCAACTATTAGATCAAATATTTGTCAATGTTTAATTCATCCAAAATATGGTTTGTAAGAGGAAACAAGTACTTAGTTTAACGGAGTAAAACATAAAACTTTTT contains:
- the LOC131604635 gene encoding probable CCR4-associated factor 1 homolog 11, with the translated sequence MLQASPTCKGSDARDEWHKGVLAVRRISPPAGRHLPIYYSLIFVSTKLQNHFAINKLNMNNSKEIIIRQVWGYNLEYEFGLIRHAIHRHHFISMDTEFPGAIHSPKIDHRHLQPSDHYRFLKANVDDLKLIQLGLTLSDPEGTLPDFGTNHCYIWEFNFKDFDVNCDPCNEDSIDMLRRQGINFERNLYHGVDSRRFADLMFSSILVFNKSIIWVTFSSAYDFGYLVKILTRMNLPNKLEDFLNVVEVLFGKSVYDMKYMMKFCNSLYGGLERVANTLDVRRAVGKSHQAASDSLLTLHAFTKMTKTYFKNNEGPKHAGVLFGLEMAAY